From the genome of Acomys russatus chromosome 27, mAcoRus1.1, whole genome shotgun sequence, one region includes:
- the Plat gene encoding tissue-type plasminogen activator: protein MGGKMKRQLLCVLLLCGVVFTLPDQGMHSRFRRGARSYRATCRDEQTQTTYQQHQSWLRPMLRSSRVEYCWCNSGLAQCHSVPVRSCSEPRCFNGGTCHQALYFSDFVCQCPDGFVGKRCDIDTRVTCFEDQGITYRGTWSTAENGAECTNWNSSALSLKPYNARRPDAVKLGLGNHNYCRNPDQDSKPWCYVFKAGKYTSEFCSTPACPRRKGEDCYVEKGSAYRGTHSLTTSKASCLPWNSMILIRKSYTAWRTNAQALGLGRHNYCRNPDGDAKPWCHVLKDRKLTWEYCDVSPCSTCGLRHYKQPQFRIKGGLFTDIASHPWQAAIFVKNRRSPGERFLCGGVLISSCWVLSAAHCFLERFPIHHLKVVLGRTYRVVPGEEEQTFEVEKYVVHKEFDDDTYDNDIALLQLRSDSKQCARESGSVGTVCLPDPNLQLPDWTECELSGYGKHEASSPFFSERLKEAHVRLYPSSRCTSQHLFNKTITNNMLCAGDTRSGGGQDLHDACQGDSGGPLVCMLNKHMTLVGIISWGLGCGQKDVPGVYTKVTNYLDWIQDNMKQ, encoded by the exons ATGGGAGGCAAGATGAAGAGACAGCTGCTGTGTGTACTGCTGCTTTGTGGAGTGGTTTTCACATTGCCTGACCAG GGAATGCACAGCAGGTTCAGAAGAGGAGCCCGGTCCTACAGAG CCACCTGCAGAGATGAGCAAACACAGACAACATACCAACAGCATCAGTCCTGGTTGCGCCCCATGCTCAGAAGCAGTCGGGTGGAGTActgctggtgcaacagtggctTGGCACAGTGCCACTCGGTGCCTGTCAGAA GTTGCAGTGAACCAAGATGCTTCAATGGGGGCACGTGTCATCAGGCCCTGTATTTCTCTGACTTTGTCTGCCAGTGCCCTGATGGATTTGTTGGGAAACGCTGTGACATAG ATACCAGAGTAACATGCTTCGAGGACCAGGGCATCACCTACAGGGGCACATGGAGCACAGCAGAAAACGGGGCTGAATGCACCAACTGGAATAGCAGTGCTTTGTCCCTGAAGCCCTACAATGCAAGGAGGCCAGATGCCGTCAAGCTGGGCCTTGGGAACCACAATTACTGCAG GAACCCAGACCAAGACTCAAAGCCCTGGTGCTATGTCTTTAAGGCAGGGAAGTATACTTCGGAGTTCTGCAGCACACCGGCTTGCCCTAGGA GAAAAGGTGAGGACTGCTATGTTGAAAAAGGCTCAGCTTACCGTGGCACCCACAGCCTCACCACATCTAAGGCTTCCTGCCTCCCATGGAATTCCATGATCCTCATACGCAAGAGTTACACAGCGTGGAGGACCAACGCGCAGGCACTCGGCCTGGGCAGACACAATTACTGCCG GAATCCAGACGGGGATGCCAAGCCTTGGTGCCACGTGCTGAAGGACCGAAAGCTGACCTGGGAATACTGTGACGTGTCCCCGTGCT CCACCTGTGGCCTGAGGCACTACAAACAGCCCCAGTTTCGAATTAAGGGAGGTCTCTTCACCGACATCGCCTCGCACCCTTGGCAGGCTGCCATCTTTGTCAAGAACAGGAGGTCTCCCGGAGAGAGATTCCTGTGCGGAGGGGTGCTCATCAGTTCCTGCTGGGTCCTGTCTGCCGCCCACTGTTTCCTAGAGAG GTTTCCCATCCACCATCTTAAAGTGGTCTTGGGCAGAACGTACAGAGTGGTCCCTGGAGAGGAGGAACAGACATTTGAGGTTGAAAAATATGTAGTCCATAAGGAATTTGATGATGACACTTATGACAATGACATTG cattGCTGCAGCTGAGATCAGATTCCAAGCAGTGTGCCCGGGAGAGCGGCTCTGTAGGCACCGTCTGTCTTCCTGACCCTAACCTGCAGCTTCCTGACTGGACAGAGTGTGAGCTGTCTGGCTATGGCAAACATGAGGCCT cctctcctttcttctctgaacGGCTGAAGGAGGCACATGTGAGACTGTACCCATCCAGCCGCTGTACTTCACAGCACTTGTTTAATAAAACCATCACAAACAACATGCTGTGTGCTGGAGACACCCGAAGTGGAGGCGGCCAAGACCTCCATGACGCATGCCAG GGTGACTCGGGAGGCCCTCTGGTGTGCATGCTCAATAAACACATGACGTTGGTTGGCATCATCAGCTGGGGCCTTGGCTGTGGGCAGAAGGATGTTCCTGGGGTATACACAAAGGTTACTAATTACCTGGACTGGATCCAAGACAACATGAAACAATGA